The DNA segment ATGCTATGCCGTCTTCCTACCCTGGGCTTGTGGGCTAGTAACTCGCGTAGCCCGCCCTGACGGTAAAGTCGTAACCACTCTTGCACCGTCACCCGATGCCGTCCTAATAGGGCAGCGGCTGCTTGCACGGTTTTAGCCTGCTCACTTTTGAGCAGATAGAGTAGCTGAATCCGTTCTTTGTCTGAGGCGCTTTTTTGCGATCGCAGTAACTGTTTGAGATCCTCGACGCTTTCAGCAATATCTAGTTTATAAACCCCTGCCATAGATACTTTACACCCGACAAGACCTGGAGAACGTCTGTAGTCTCTCCTTCAAGAGTCAGTATAGGGGCAAACTAGCAACGGTGGGAGATACTCTACTCGATAAACTCTATGCTCAAAACCTAGCTGGTTATTGGCAAGCAGCCTTCCATCCAAGACTCATCAGCCCAGAAGGTGATGTTGAAGGGTT comes from the Cyanobacteriota bacterium genome and includes:
- a CDS encoding helix-turn-helix domain-containing protein; translated protein: MAGVYKLDIAESVEDLKQLLRSQKSASDKERIQLLYLLKSEQAKTVQAAAALLGRHRVTVQEWLRLYRQGGLRELLAHKPRVGRRHSIPQWAQDALQKRLQQGEGFNSYTEICQWLERELGIVSPYKTVHQLVHYRLKASPKAARSGSTQE